A stretch of Malus sylvestris chromosome 11, drMalSylv7.2, whole genome shotgun sequence DNA encodes these proteins:
- the LOC126589489 gene encoding uncharacterized protein LOC126589489, with amino-acid sequence MEVSAHCHCYKSLVLPKLPPHAAHAALSHVVAFRQRSSSINSTSPQLLRLQRQRQPLLFSIKPKSKNHRTIYAASSSSSVQTPPDKWLLEPVGDGDSRHIGFKVPMPNAFEISSNEVTVGRLPEKADMVIPVATVSGVHARIQKKEGKLLVTDLDSTNGTFIDDKRLSAGVVATVPPGSCLTFGDEHLAVFRVSKLENVEAASNPDPSQDKVETDIPIESTRS; translated from the exons ATGGAAGTCAGTGCTCACTGCCACTGCTACAAGTCTCTTGTTCTTCCCAAGCTTCCTCCTCATGCAGCTCATGCTGCTCTGAGTCACGTTGTTGCTTTTCGGCAGCGCTCCTCCAGTATTAATAGTACAAGTCCACAGCTCCTCCGACTCCAACGCCAACGCCAACCGCTACTTTTTAGTATCAAACCAAAATCAAAAAACCACCGAACAATTTATGCCGCATCCTCTTCCTCCTCGGTTCAGACTCCACCAGATAAATGGCTTCTGGAGCCCGTTG GCGATGGAGATTCAAGGCATATAGGTTTCAAGGTTCCGATGCCAAATgcatttgaaatttcttct AATGAGGTGACTGTTGGCCGCCTCCCGGAAAAAGCTGATATGGTGATTCCAGTTGCAACAG TATCTGGTGTGCATGCTCGCATCCAAAAGAAAGAAGGGAAGCTATTAGTAACAGATTTGGACAGCACAAATGGGACGTTCATTGACGACAAAAGGTTGAGCGCAGGAGTAGTTGCCACAGTACCACCTGGGTCTTGTCTTACGTTTG GAGATGAGCACTTGGCTGTGTTTCGCGTCTCAAAACTGGAGAATGTGGAAGCTGCAAGCAATCCAGATCCTTCTCAAGATAAAGTAGAGACTGATATCCCAATTGAAAGTACAAgaagttga